The Lytechinus pictus isolate F3 Inbred chromosome 10, Lp3.0, whole genome shotgun sequence genome includes a window with the following:
- the LOC135155609 gene encoding uncharacterized protein LOC135155609 yields the protein MSWRTVASSDPANPTSYTLFYAMMYTSHDVVQHWEPVEGCTNVTSTDCNVRALFKDDDDFRGFQRFRIDYITNGSVSCRGRKFQRDPLKSVKLSAPPITHIEATSEEISFRLIYPSDNHYPGLDLQLLRQFVNHKYHVSIRQYSTNATVKNYAIKHDLSAIQRIYDLLPATQYLIIVRSAVYPPVVWGPSASMAVVQTLEKPPSIGPSNLELVNSSFSCSAPDQREIIITWKGVDEEYWNGELLFYEVRAVLWESQETFTSRLVNTSSTMVSLKGLSRWEKFDVVVFANNSAGGTRNNIPLQLKSHVVDERGSQPQSVTVSRERKSRSVIKWQPPAQYDECIMGYIITWTDGQGAEHHAIEVGNKWLGVIGHVTKARVTPLLRKDYRNEQTGVALMYIGDKAHGGSGFNLWFLLLIGVLVFILVVTMLIVAKWKYIKLRWLKPQFKDGFNLEHNKVLKPAFDRQVSYEPCLRHEKEVFDTPSPGVHNLQELPPWSPDFERSPRYEHQVPLLHRGLPVVDDIDEVDLPPETEDAVFEANAVHSSKNRGSETGSKSDSAIDTLSASDVEYDDIAAPVAPSDSGYITHNNLQDHLHATAHIDDYTRTGVSGYVPLSSAVGSSIESDRNVTSNPNTPSDDYVTEQIDTYTVAGVSDQPSTHNSPTGPGRAIREDIDPTPYDPHNPTEPKVGRGTPSRPSLHPGKAQMVSSPYVSHSEVMQPSSWSSDRSGDDIADYCKQTIAHTPTNNGQKTLQESALKSDKQEPGEKLGQEVSSSTTDEDIKTLQRERVNVLPVSEEVV from the exons ATGTCATGGCGAACGGTTGCCAGCTCGGACCCGGCAAACCCGACCAGCTACACGCTCTTTTACGCTATGAT GTATACCTCACATGACGTTGTACAGCATTGGGAACCCGTTGAAGGGTGTACGAACGTGACGAGCACCGACTGCAATGTGAGGGCGCTCTTCAAAGACGACGACGATTTCAGAGGATTCCAAAGATTTCGAATTGATTACATCACCAACGGTTCTGTGAGTTGTCGAGGCAGGAAGTTTCAAAGGGATCCTCTAAAATCGG TGAAATTGAGTGCCCCACCAATTACCCACATTGAGGCGACTTCAGAGGAGATATCTTTTCGATTGATATACCCGTCGGATAATCACTACCCGGGGCTTGATCTTCAACTCCTCCGGCAGTTTGTCAATCATAAATACCATGTTAGTATAAGGCAGTATAGCACCAACGCCACAGTTAAG AATTACGCCATCAAGCATGATCTTTCTGCGATACAAAGGATATACGACCTTCTGCCTGCCACCCAATACCTGATCATTGTGCGCTCTGCCGTCTATCCACCGGTCGTATGGGGTCCTTCTGCATCTATGGCGGTTGTACAAACTCTTGAAAAAC CACCTTCGATAGGGCCCAGTAATCTGGAGCTTGTGAACAGTTCTTTTTCATGTTCAGCACCGGACCAAAGAGAGATTATTATCACGTGGaag GGGGTTGATGAAGAGTACTGGAACGGAGAGCTACTGTTTTACGAAGTACGGGCTGTGCTGTGGGAATCTCAAGAAACCTTTACAAGCCGCTTGGTGAATACATCATCGACTATGGTATCTCTGAAAGGTCTGAGTAGGTGGGAAAAGTTTGACGTGGTGGTTTTTGCTAACAATTCAGCTGGTGGAACAAGGAACAACATCCCTCTGCAGTTGAAAAGTCATGTTGTAG ACGAGCGTGGGTCACAACCCCAGTCAGTAACCGTCTCCAGAGAACGCAAGAGCAGGAGTGTCATAAAATGGCAACCTCCAGCGCAATACGACGAGTGCATCATGGGATACATTATCACGTGGACAGATGGTCAAGGAGCGGAGCATCACGCGATAGAAGTCGGGAACAAGTGGTTGGGTGTGATAGGTCACGTGACAAAAGCTAGAGTGACGCCATTACTGAGGAAAGATTACAGGAACGAACAGACCGGGGTCGCGTTGATGTATATCGGTGACAAGGCACATGGAG GTTCTGGCTTTAATCTCTGGTTCCTGCTTCTGATTGGAGTGTTGGTGTTCATACTGGTGGTTACTATGCTGATCGTAGCTAAATGGAAGTACATCAAACTACGATGGCTGAAACCTCAATTCAAAGACGGCTTCAACCTTGAGCACAACAAAGTCCTG AAACCAGCCTTTGATCGCCAGGTGTCATACGAGCCATGCCTCCGCCATGAGAAAGAAGTCTTTGACACTCCGTCACCAGGTGTTCATAACCTGCAGGAACTGCCACCTTGGAGTCCAGACTTCGAACGAAGCCCAAGATACGAACACCAGGTTCCCTTGCTCCATCGTGGATTACCCGTAGTGGATGATATCGACGAGGTCGACCTTCCCCCAGAGACGGAAGACGCTGTCTTTGAAGCCAACGCGGTGCATTCTTCAAAGAACCGTGGTAGTGAGACCGGTTCAAAGTCGGATTCTGCTATTGATACACTGTCGGCTAGTGATGTTGAGTACGATGATATTGCAGCACCGGTAGCACCATCCGATAGCGGGTATATAACACACAACAATCTTCAAGATCATCTCCATGCTACAGCTCACATTGATGATTATACAAGGACCGGTGTTAGTGGATATGTTCCTCTTAGTTCCGCTGTAGGCTCGTCTATAGAATCAGACCGAAATGTCACAAGTAACCCTAACACACCATCCGATGATTATGTAACTGAGCAGATCGATACATATACAGTAGCAGGAGTCAGTGACCAACCATCGACTCACAATTCGCCTACAGGTCCAGGTAGAGCCATAAGGGAAGACATCGATCCTACCCCGTATGACCCACATAATCCGACAGAACCAAAGGTCGGAAGGGGAACCCCTTCGCGTCCTTCACTTCATCCTGGGAAGGCGCAGATGGTGTCGTCTCCGTACGTATCCCACTCTGAAGTTATGCAGCCTTCGTCCTGGAGTTCTGACAGAAGTGGTGACGACATAGCCGACTACTGCAAGCAGACCATAGCTCATACACCCACAAACAATGGACAGAAGACACTTCAAGAAAGTGCTCTCAAATCTGACAAGCAAGAACCGGGAGAAAAGTTAGGGCAAGAGGTCTCATCCTCTACAACTGACGAAGACATAAAGACCCTGCAGAGAGAGCGAGTCAATGTATTACCCGTTTCCGAGGAAgttgtttaa